A genomic stretch from Malus domestica chromosome 15, GDT2T_hap1 includes:
- the LOC139191674 gene encoding early nodulin-like protein 15 — translation MASSINIEWKKEQGRDSVVQVTKEAYETCVISKPIKADVEEITLNKSGPFCFISGVKEHCDMGLKLTVVVLSEKHKYGSDSPSPAPAAAPSSNAAARGFSLSAAFIAVGVAVGVWLCFERVRVSERERDVNLD, via the exons ATGGCGTCCTCCATAAATATTG AATGGAAAAAGGAGCAAGGGAGGGACTCCGTGGTGCAAGTGACAAAGGAAGCCTATGAGACCTGCGTCATTTCAAAGCCAATCAAAGCAGACGTGGAGGAGATCACGTTGAATAAGTCAGGTCCATTCTGCTTCATCAGTGGTGTTAAGGAGCACTGTGACATGGGCTTAAAGCTCACGGTGGTGGTTCTGTCTGAAAAACATAAGTATGGTTCGGATTCTCCGTCGCCTGCTCCAGCTGCAGCTCCGTCGAGTAACGCTGCTGCTCGTGGTTTCAGTTTGAGTGCTGCGTTTATTGCGGTTGGGGTGGCAGTGGGGGTATGGCTTTGTTTTGAGCGTGTGAGAGTgagtgagagggagagagatgttAATTTGGATTAG